From a single Deltaproteobacteria bacterium genomic region:
- a CDS encoding cupin domain-containing protein — protein sequence MSKAMQGERKMWSKVYTYDEWMEAQGVPIYRGYYIEDLRTLQLGWWDARQCHSAFIQLVGQEGVTSARVTEIPAGKTLPPLKFALDEIVYVVEGRGLTTIWAGDKRPRKTFEWQKHSMFLLPHNYTHQFTNMQGDKPVRLLHYNYMPLTLSGVRDVNFIFGSNYESNDIQNEMDFYSEAKMVSQNQLDETWGRRAYWFGNFFPDMRAWDKLDTNARRGAGGRSVYIQFPDSEMSCHMSVFDARLYKKAHRHGPGRVIVIPVGEGYSIMWEEGKEKVVVPWHEASLFVPPNKWFHQHFNAGGEPARYLALHPPMQFHGHAEKVEDRAKDQIEYCNEDKWVREKFEGELASRGLTSLMPPEAYSNPDFEWNWKPFVQSAK from the coding sequence ATGTCGAAGGCGATGCAGGGCGAGCGAAAAATGTGGAGCAAAGTGTACACCTACGACGAATGGATGGAAGCCCAGGGCGTGCCCATCTATCGCGGCTACTACATCGAGGATCTGCGCACGTTGCAGTTAGGGTGGTGGGATGCGCGGCAGTGCCATTCGGCATTCATTCAATTGGTCGGGCAGGAAGGCGTGACTTCTGCCCGGGTGACCGAGATCCCCGCCGGCAAGACGCTGCCACCGCTCAAGTTCGCTCTCGATGAAATTGTTTACGTTGTCGAAGGCCGCGGCCTGACAACGATTTGGGCAGGAGATAAACGGCCGCGCAAGACCTTTGAGTGGCAAAAGCACAGCATGTTCTTGCTGCCGCACAATTACACCCATCAGTTCACCAATATGCAGGGCGACAAGCCGGTGCGTTTGCTGCACTATAATTACATGCCGCTGACGTTATCAGGCGTGCGCGATGTCAATTTCATCTTCGGCAGCAATTACGAAAGCAACGACATCCAGAACGAGATGGATTTTTACTCCGAAGCCAAGATGGTCTCACAGAACCAGCTCGACGAGACTTGGGGCCGGCGTGCCTACTGGTTCGGCAATTTCTTTCCCGACATGCGCGCCTGGGATAAGCTCGACACCAATGCGCGCCGGGGAGCCGGCGGGCGCAGCGTTTACATTCAATTTCCCGATTCAGAAATGTCGTGCCACATGTCGGTGTTCGACGCGCGGTTGTACAAGAAAGCGCACCGCCACGGCCCCGGCCGCGTCATTGTGATTCCGGTCGGGGAGGGCTACTCGATCATGTGGGAAGAGGGCAAAGAAAAGGTCGTGGTGCCGTGGCACGAAGCCAGCCTCTTCGTGCCGCCGAACAAATGGTTTCATCAACACTTCAACGCCGGCGGCGAACCGGCACGCTACCTGGCGCTTCACCCGCCCATGCAGTTCCACGGCCATGCGGAAAAAGTCGAAGACCGTGCCAAGGATCAGATCGAGTACTGCAACGAAGACAAATGGGTACGCGAAAAATTCGAGGGCGAGCTGGCGAGCCGCGGGCTGACTTCACTAATGCCGCCGGAGGCGTATTCCAATCCCGATTTTGAATGGAACTGGAAGCCGTTTGTGCAGAGCGCGAAATAG
- a CDS encoding cupin domain-containing protein: protein MKVLDVLETSKGRKKGQRRIDLFRRENLETWILIFPPGDVQRMHNHPSDRTYYVLTGKGIMKGRNETHELRQGEIISIPAHEFYEGSNPFDEPMILLGNSHKATAEDLAKAGGQRNEIDDKTGKRVIFQHGGGQDMGVLADWN from the coding sequence ATGAAAGTTTTAGACGTGTTGGAAACGTCCAAGGGGCGCAAGAAAGGCCAGCGGCGCATTGATTTATTTCGCCGCGAAAATTTAGAAACGTGGATCTTGATCTTCCCACCCGGCGATGTGCAGCGCATGCACAACCATCCCTCGGACCGGACCTACTATGTGCTCACCGGCAAGGGCATCATGAAAGGGCGCAACGAGACCCATGAGCTGAGGCAGGGGGAAATCATTAGTATCCCTGCGCATGAGTTTTACGAAGGCTCGAACCCGTTCGACGAACCGATGATTTTGCTGGGCAATAGCCACAAGGCGACGGCAGAAGATCTTGCTAAAGCCGGCGGCCAGCGCAATGAAATTGACGATAAGACCGGCAAGCGCGTCATCTTTCAGCATGGCGGCGGTCAGGACATGGGCGTCTTGGCTGACTGGAATTAA